The following proteins are co-located in the Synechococcus sp. PROS-U-1 genome:
- a CDS encoding DUF1824 family protein, with protein MTESPVHHLADLARLRSAPELLPHIRDQLRQELTQAMRNARWFTIGVMAPSVDQALSALRSLEQSQQWESMELVNSPEEPGPVFLKANQKGGTIRIRIENGLGEGVLISGHGDDETTPSTTWGPLPLDFFA; from the coding sequence ATGACGGAATCACCCGTGCACCACCTGGCCGATCTCGCGCGTTTGCGTAGCGCACCAGAGCTGCTGCCGCACATCAGGGATCAGCTCCGCCAGGAACTCACCCAGGCCATGAGAAACGCTCGTTGGTTCACCATTGGCGTGATGGCCCCGTCCGTGGATCAGGCCCTTTCAGCACTGCGCAGCCTGGAGCAAAGCCAACAGTGGGAGTCCATGGAGCTTGTGAACAGCCCGGAGGAGCCTGGTCCTGTGTTTCTGAAAGCCAACCAGAAGGGGGGCACAATCCGGATTCGGATCGAGAACGGCCTCGGCGAGGGAGTTCTGATCAGTGGGCACGGCGATGACGAAACCACACCAAGCACCACATGGGGACCGCTTCCACTGGACTTCTTCGCCTGA
- the thrS gene encoding threonine--tRNA ligase, with product MAGPEPEPVSSAAATTPAPSAPVVLPKTSESPQLLKIRHSMSHVMAMAVQQLFPKARVTIGPWTESGFYYDFDNPDPFTEADLKAIKKGMIKIINKKLPLERVEVSRGDAEAKIKAQNEPYKLEILEGLQEPITLYTLGEDWWDLCAGPHVDHTGQLNAKAFELESVAGAYWRGDETKAQLQRIYGTAWETPEQLAEHKRRKDEALRRDHRRIGKDLDLFSIEDEAGAGLVFWHPRGARMRLLIEDFWRQAHFEGGYELLYTPHVADISLWKTSGHLDFYAESMFGPMEVDEREYQLKPMNCPFHVLTYASKLRSYRELPIRWAELGTVYRYERPGVMHGLMRVRGFTQDDAHVFCLPEQISDEILKILDLTERILSAFDFSNYEINLSTRPEKSIGDDAVWDLATQGLVEALERKGWAYKIDEGGGAFYGPKIDLKIEDAIGRMWQCSTIQLDFNLPERFELDYIAADGSKQRPIMIHRAIFGSLERFFGIMTENYAGDYPFWLAPEQVRLLPVTDEVQPYAEQLLNQLTQAGVRATIDRSGDRLGKLIRTGEQMKIPVLAVIGAKEAEQNAASLRSRRDGDLGVTSVADLLSAAQMANSQRAAGLELN from the coding sequence ATGGCGGGCCCCGAACCTGAACCGGTGAGCAGCGCTGCAGCAACCACCCCAGCCCCCTCAGCTCCGGTGGTTCTGCCCAAGACCAGCGAAAGCCCCCAGCTGCTGAAGATCCGCCACTCGATGAGCCATGTAATGGCCATGGCCGTTCAGCAGCTCTTTCCCAAGGCACGCGTCACCATCGGACCGTGGACCGAGAGCGGTTTTTATTACGACTTCGACAACCCGGATCCCTTCACCGAGGCCGATCTCAAGGCCATCAAGAAGGGGATGATCAAGATCATCAACAAAAAACTGCCCCTTGAACGGGTCGAGGTGAGCCGCGGCGACGCCGAAGCAAAAATCAAGGCTCAGAACGAGCCCTACAAACTGGAGATCCTTGAGGGTCTTCAGGAGCCCATCACCCTCTACACCCTTGGTGAGGACTGGTGGGACCTCTGCGCTGGCCCCCACGTGGACCACACCGGGCAACTCAACGCCAAGGCCTTCGAGCTGGAAAGCGTGGCCGGCGCCTACTGGCGCGGCGATGAAACCAAGGCTCAGCTGCAGCGCATCTACGGCACGGCCTGGGAGACCCCCGAACAACTGGCGGAGCACAAGCGCCGCAAGGACGAAGCTCTCCGGCGGGATCACCGACGCATCGGCAAGGATCTCGACCTCTTCTCCATCGAAGATGAAGCCGGTGCCGGCCTGGTGTTCTGGCACCCCCGCGGCGCCCGCATGCGCCTGCTGATCGAGGACTTCTGGCGTCAGGCCCACTTCGAGGGCGGCTACGAGCTCCTCTACACCCCCCATGTGGCCGACATCAGCCTCTGGAAAACCTCAGGCCACCTCGACTTCTATGCCGAGAGCATGTTCGGGCCGATGGAAGTGGACGAGCGGGAATACCAGCTCAAACCGATGAACTGCCCCTTCCACGTGCTCACCTACGCCAGCAAGCTGCGCAGCTACCGGGAACTACCGATTCGATGGGCCGAACTCGGAACCGTGTATCGCTATGAGCGCCCCGGTGTGATGCACGGTCTGATGCGGGTCAGGGGCTTCACCCAGGACGATGCCCATGTGTTCTGCCTGCCCGAGCAGATCAGCGACGAGATCCTGAAAATCCTCGATCTCACCGAGCGGATCCTCTCCGCCTTCGATTTCAGCAACTACGAGATCAACCTTTCCACCCGCCCCGAGAAGTCCATCGGGGATGACGCCGTCTGGGACCTGGCCACCCAGGGCCTGGTCGAGGCACTTGAGCGCAAGGGTTGGGCCTACAAAATCGATGAGGGCGGCGGCGCCTTCTACGGCCCGAAAATTGATCTCAAGATCGAAGACGCCATTGGCCGGATGTGGCAGTGCTCCACCATCCAGTTGGATTTCAACCTGCCGGAACGGTTCGAGCTCGACTACATCGCCGCCGACGGCAGCAAGCAGCGACCGATCATGATCCACCGCGCCATCTTCGGCTCGCTGGAGCGATTCTTCGGGATCATGACCGAGAACTACGCCGGCGATTACCCCTTCTGGCTGGCCCCGGAACAGGTGCGTCTGCTGCCGGTGACCGACGAGGTGCAGCCCTACGCGGAGCAGTTGCTGAACCAGCTCACTCAAGCTGGTGTGCGCGCCACCATCGACCGCAGCGGCGACCGTCTCGGCAAGTTGATCCGCACCGGCGAACAGATGAAGATCCCCGTGTTGGCGGTCATCGGTGCCAAGGAGGCGGAGCAGAACGCCGCAAGCCTGCGCAGCCGACGGGATGGTGACCTCGGGGTCACATCGGTGGCCGACCTGCTCAGTGCTGCTCAAATGGCCAACAGCCAGCGCGCCGCAGGCCTGGAGCTGAATTGA
- a CDS encoding DUF2605 family protein produces MGETRGHHVGESMNREAGALLDELLASLLDDFEHWFQRGEELLQNCPDAVMAPEERQGMEGRLKDGRKAIAATRALVAASTQPMAVSMAVMNPWHGLVTEVWALAAKLGSSRSRQAPS; encoded by the coding sequence ATGGGCGAGACCCGAGGGCATCACGTGGGTGAGTCAATGAATCGGGAAGCCGGCGCTCTATTGGACGAGCTGCTGGCGTCCCTTCTCGATGACTTCGAGCACTGGTTTCAGCGCGGGGAGGAGCTCCTGCAGAACTGTCCGGATGCCGTGATGGCGCCTGAGGAGCGTCAGGGCATGGAGGGCCGACTCAAGGACGGCAGGAAGGCGATTGCTGCGACGCGAGCTCTGGTGGCTGCATCAACCCAGCCCATGGCTGTCTCCATGGCGGTGATGAACCCGTGGCACGGGTTGGTCACTGAGGTGTGGGCCTTGGCCGCGAAGCTGGGTTCGTCCCGCTCGCGTCAGGCACCCAGCTGA
- a CDS encoding glycoside hydrolase family 104 protein: protein MVLCAGATQPTQNAKALAERSDQDGSGSRATLAYGNEGGHYEMTPERRALLNTIRYAEGTWKDGEDKGYQIMYGGGQFQDLSRHPERVIVKRYTSAAAGAYQFLPKTWKGVAQELRLSSFEPKHQDQAALHLAERRGALDEIDRQGLTKDAMAKLAPEWASFPTKAGHSAYGQPVKSHQELASFYSSNLRQLRSQLGA from the coding sequence ATGGTGCTTTGCGCAGGAGCCACACAGCCCACCCAGAACGCCAAGGCCCTCGCCGAACGTTCCGATCAAGACGGTTCCGGCAGCCGCGCCACCCTGGCCTACGGCAACGAGGGGGGGCATTACGAGATGACTCCTGAACGCCGCGCGCTGCTTAATACCATCCGCTACGCCGAAGGCACTTGGAAGGATGGCGAAGACAAGGGGTACCAAATCATGTACGGCGGCGGGCAGTTCCAGGACCTGTCCCGTCATCCAGAACGGGTGATCGTGAAGCGCTACACCAGCGCCGCTGCGGGCGCGTATCAGTTCTTGCCCAAGACCTGGAAAGGTGTCGCCCAGGAACTCAGGCTGTCCAGCTTTGAACCCAAGCACCAGGATCAGGCCGCACTGCATCTCGCAGAGCGACGTGGTGCTCTGGATGAGATTGATCGGCAGGGCCTCACCAAGGACGCCATGGCAAAGCTCGCCCCGGAATGGGCATCCTTCCCCACCAAAGCCGGCCACTCCGCCTACGGGCAACCGGTCAAGAGCCATCAGGAGCTGGCGAGCTTCTACAGCAGCAACCTGCGCCAGCTGAGAAGTCAGCTGGGTGCCTGA
- the trpS gene encoding tryptophan--tRNA ligase encodes MGRPRVLSGVQPTGALHLGNWLGAIRNWVELQESHDTFVCVVDLHAITVPHDPSRLAEDTRSTAALYLACGIDPKRCSVFVQSQVAAHSELCWLLNCVTPLNWLERMIQFKEKAVKQGDNVSVGLLDYPVLMAADILLYDADLVPVGEDQKQHLELARDIAQQRINARFGDNETPVLKVPKPLILKEGARVMSLTDGRNKMSKSDPNEGSRITLLDPPELITKKIKRAKTDPERGLEFGNPDRPETDNLLGLYAILSGKGREQAASECAEMGWGQFKPLLAEATVNAIEPIQARYRELMSDPAELDQVLNTGRENAETVANATLNRVRDALGFARRA; translated from the coding sequence ATGGGCCGGCCAAGGGTTCTTTCCGGGGTGCAGCCGACCGGAGCACTGCATCTCGGCAATTGGCTGGGTGCCATCCGCAACTGGGTTGAGCTGCAGGAGAGCCACGACACCTTCGTTTGTGTGGTCGATCTCCACGCCATCACCGTTCCCCATGACCCCAGTCGACTGGCTGAGGACACCCGCTCCACGGCTGCGCTCTATCTGGCCTGTGGCATCGATCCCAAGCGCTGCTCAGTGTTTGTGCAGAGCCAGGTGGCAGCCCACAGCGAACTCTGCTGGCTGCTGAATTGCGTCACACCGCTCAACTGGCTGGAACGCATGATCCAGTTCAAGGAAAAGGCAGTGAAGCAGGGGGACAACGTGTCCGTTGGCCTGCTGGACTATCCCGTTCTGATGGCCGCCGACATCCTTCTCTATGACGCTGATCTAGTGCCCGTTGGTGAAGACCAGAAACAGCACCTGGAACTGGCACGTGACATTGCTCAGCAGCGCATCAATGCCCGCTTCGGTGATAACGAAACACCTGTGCTCAAGGTTCCGAAGCCGTTGATCCTCAAGGAAGGGGCTCGGGTGATGAGCCTCACGGATGGTCGAAACAAGATGAGCAAGAGCGATCCGAATGAGGGCAGTCGCATCACCCTCCTGGACCCTCCAGAGCTGATCACCAAAAAGATCAAACGTGCCAAAACCGATCCAGAGCGTGGACTCGAATTCGGCAACCCGGATCGACCCGAAACCGACAACCTTCTGGGGCTTTACGCGATTCTCAGCGGCAAGGGACGGGAGCAGGCCGCCAGCGAATGCGCCGAGATGGGATGGGGGCAGTTCAAGCCCCTCCTGGCCGAAGCCACGGTGAACGCCATAGAACCGATTCAGGCGCGCTACCGCGAGCTGATGAGCGACCCTGCGGAGCTCGATCAGGTGCTGAACACAGGACGCGAGAACGCCGAAACCGTGGCCAACGCCACGCTGAATCGGGTTCGGGATGCCCTGGGCTTTGCCCGACGAGCCTGA